Proteins encoded by one window of Nitrospiraceae bacterium:
- a CDS encoding glycosyltransferase family 39 protein codes for MNLPEIDTIIFRFVNVSIQNSFFDVAMPFISRYYFLFILVTMAWLISKDKKNALIPIFLTIVSMLLTDWGSNLVKHIFERIRPCNSLENIRLLVGCTGSFSMPSNHAANSSAIIFALSYHRSIQRTFLKWILIAIAFLVGLSRVYIGVHYPSDVIAGALIGILISLIVIFCYKKLSARYKSKPYSTLFISFLAAISLFRIYFISSGIVDLSPDEAQYWEWSRRLDLSYYSKGPMIAYLIALGTAVFGDNVFGIRVMAVVFSTLSSIVLYILGKKLYNERTGLIAGILMQVVPLYSVYGVIFTIDSPFIFFWILSLFLFWKAIENNSSAYWIYLGLSTGAGLLTKYTMALFFTCALIFLLTSKQHRRLLFSKWPYISLVLSAIIFSPVIYWNAANDWVTFKHTAGQTHIAEGLQWSIKTFGEFLGSQILLATPVIFVLMFYSFYKLKTDTKGKFLLCFSVPVILFFILKSIQAKVQSNWALTGYASGFIAFSAYFITRWETLKNSLKWTIIAGAALAVLFTAFAHYSQVLKLPVKLDPSSRIIGWKELGKEVSVISEELSKKGDFFIFSDRYQVTSELAFYVKGRPVTYCINLGRRMNQYDLWPGFENFIHSNAIFVTIDEIAMPDALLKGFAKCEKKLLTVNVKGRAIRKYTIFACNDFKGIQKQRITSY; via the coding sequence ATGAACCTGCCTGAGATTGATACCATAATATTCCGGTTTGTAAACGTTTCAATTCAGAATAGTTTTTTTGATGTAGCTATGCCTTTTATCTCAAGATATTACTTCCTGTTTATTTTGGTTACTATGGCATGGCTAATAAGCAAAGATAAAAAAAATGCGCTTATTCCGATATTTCTTACTATAGTATCCATGCTGCTCACAGATTGGGGCTCGAATTTAGTTAAACACATCTTCGAACGTATAAGGCCGTGCAATTCTTTAGAAAACATAAGACTATTGGTCGGCTGCACTGGTTCTTTTTCAATGCCTTCAAACCATGCTGCAAATTCCTCTGCCATTATATTTGCTCTGTCATATCACAGATCTATTCAAAGAACATTTCTTAAATGGATTTTAATAGCAATCGCTTTTCTGGTCGGACTTTCAAGAGTATATATTGGAGTACATTATCCATCCGACGTTATAGCCGGAGCATTGATCGGTATTCTAATCTCTTTAATCGTAATCTTTTGTTATAAAAAATTATCCGCAAGATATAAATCAAAACCTTACAGTACTCTATTTATTTCATTTCTGGCTGCAATAAGTCTATTCAGGATTTACTTCATTTCTAGCGGAATCGTTGACCTGAGTCCTGACGAAGCACAATACTGGGAATGGTCCAGAAGGCTCGACTTAAGCTATTACTCAAAAGGGCCGATGATCGCATATCTTATAGCGCTTGGAACAGCAGTTTTCGGAGATAATGTTTTTGGAATACGTGTTATGGCCGTCGTGTTTTCCACGCTCAGCAGTATTGTTTTATATATCCTAGGCAAAAAACTCTACAATGAAAGGACAGGACTAATTGCAGGAATACTAATGCAGGTCGTCCCTCTTTATTCAGTATACGGAGTAATCTTTACAATAGACTCACCATTTATATTTTTCTGGATATTGTCGCTCTTTCTCTTCTGGAAAGCCATCGAGAACAACAGCTCTGCTTACTGGATTTATCTGGGTTTATCAACAGGCGCTGGACTTCTTACTAAATACACCATGGCTTTATTTTTCACCTGCGCATTAATATTCCTGCTAACCTCGAAACAGCACCGACGCCTTTTATTTTCAAAATGGCCTTACATCAGTCTTGTTCTTAGCGCAATTATTTTCAGCCCTGTAATATACTGGAATGCAGCTAATGATTGGGTCACATTCAAACATACTGCAGGCCAAACACATATAGCTGAGGGCTTGCAATGGTCTATTAAAACTTTTGGAGAATTTTTGGGCTCGCAAATACTGCTGGCAACGCCTGTAATATTTGTTCTGATGTTTTATTCATTTTACAAATTAAAAACTGACACAAAGGGAAAATTCTTATTATGTTTTTCTGTGCCTGTAATTTTGTTCTTTATCCTTAAGAGCATTCAGGCAAAGGTTCAGTCAAACTGGGCATTAACCGGATATGCGTCGGGATTCATCGCATTCTCAGCATATTTCATAACAAGATGGGAAACTCTGAAAAATTCTCTGAAATGGACAATAATTGCAGGAGCTGCTTTAGCAGTTCTTTTTACTGCTTTTGCTCACTATTCACAAGTCCTTAAGCTGCCGGTAAAATTAGATCCTAGCTCCAGAATAATAGGATGGAAAGAACTCGGCAAGGAAGTCAGCGTTATTTCAGAGGAACTTTCAAAAAAGGGTGATTTCTTCATATTTTCCGACAGATATCAAGTTACAAGCGAACTTGCATTTTATGTAAAAGGCAGACCTGTTACATACTGCATAAATCTCGGAAGGAGAATGAATCAGTACGACCTCTGGCCGGGCTTTGAAAACTTCATTCATTCAAATGCAATTTTTGTTACAATAGATGAAATCGCAATGCCAGATGCCCTTTTAAAGGGATTCGCAAAATGCGAGAAAAAGCTTTTAACTGTTAATGTAAAAGGCAGGGCAATCAGAAAATACACAATATTTGCATGCAATGATTTTAAGGGAATACAAAAACAAAGGATAACTAGCTACTGA
- a CDS encoding glycosyltransferase family 2 protein encodes MTLSIVVPIYNEEENVIILHQKIKDVLDKLGLEYEIIFIDDGSTDKTLSLLENIQSKDKNVVILSLRRNFGQTAAFAAGFDFAKGDVIITMDGDLQNDPADIPKFLELMKDNDLVSGWRKKRKDKFFTRRLPSMIANFIISKVTGVNLHDYGCSLKAYRRDVIKNLKLYGEMHRFIPAVASWYGVRIAEVETTHHPRLRGKSKYGLSRTIKVILDLINVKFLQSFSTKPLQFFGPIGLFSSILGFLISLYLSIDKIFFGTPIGGRPMLLLGVLLIIVGIQLVGMGLLGEMLVRVYHESQRKPIYIIKRVLGPGN; translated from the coding sequence ATGACACTTTCTATTGTAGTGCCGATTTATAACGAAGAAGAAAATGTAATTATTCTTCATCAAAAAATCAAAGATGTTCTGGATAAACTGGGTCTTGAATATGAAATTATTTTCATTGATGACGGGAGCACAGACAAGACACTCAGCTTGCTTGAAAATATACAATCAAAAGATAAGAATGTCGTAATTTTGAGCCTCAGAAGGAATTTCGGCCAGACAGCTGCTTTTGCAGCAGGTTTTGATTTTGCAAAGGGAGATGTAATTATCACAATGGACGGAGATCTCCAGAATGATCCTGCAGACATACCTAAGTTTTTGGAACTTATGAAAGACAATGACCTTGTAAGCGGCTGGAGGAAAAAAAGAAAAGACAAATTTTTTACAAGAAGACTTCCCTCTATGATCGCTAATTTTATAATCAGCAAGGTTACAGGCGTTAATCTCCATGATTACGGCTGCTCTTTAAAGGCGTACAGAAGAGATGTAATAAAAAACTTAAAACTTTATGGTGAGATGCACAGGTTCATTCCTGCTGTTGCAAGCTGGTATGGCGTCAGAATCGCAGAGGTCGAGACAACTCATCATCCGAGATTAAGAGGAAAATCAAAATACGGCCTATCCAGAACGATTAAGGTTATTTTAGATCTTATAAATGTAAAGTTTCTTCAGAGTTTTTCTACAAAGCCTTTGCAGTTTTTCGGTCCAATCGGCTTATTCAGCAGCATTCTTGGATTTCTTATCTCGCTTTATTTGAGTATAGACAAGATATTTTTTGGCACACCAATAGGCGGCAGACCAATGCTTTTGCTTGGGGTGCTGTTGATAATAGTAGGAATTCAACTTGTAGGTATGGGGCTCCTCGGCGAGATGCTGGTAAGGGTGTACCATGAAAGCCAGA
- a CDS encoding DUF4405 domain-containing protein, which translates to MTERKFHTKGFISLLTALSTIFMTISGIVLYFVPAGRIAYWTKWKFFFLTKENWIDMHVLTSLLFIIGAVYHIYLNWAVFTTYIVKKAERVLSLKKEMAIASVITAIFVIASIYTIPPLNYVIKFSDYLKNSWVTSKELEPPFGHAELLSLKSFAKKMDMDLNLAVEELKKNGFKIESSNDSIEKIAKNHNTSPLEIYKIIKKYEKKDTAGEIISYTPEQVDEKFAGTGLGRKTLKQIIEENKLDINKAKKKLSEKNIQTKEGETLKQAADRHNTTPIDIMKIILVDEKRNR; encoded by the coding sequence ATGACAGAAAGAAAATTTCACACAAAAGGATTTATAAGTCTTCTTACAGCACTTAGCACTATCTTCATGACTATCTCAGGGATTGTACTTTATTTTGTGCCGGCCGGCAGAATAGCATACTGGACAAAATGGAAATTCTTTTTTCTCACAAAAGAAAACTGGATAGATATGCATGTACTGACAAGCCTGCTTTTTATTATTGGAGCCGTATACCACATCTATCTTAACTGGGCTGTGTTCACAACCTACATTGTAAAAAAGGCAGAGCGCGTATTGTCCTTAAAAAAAGAGATGGCAATTGCATCTGTGATAACAGCTATATTTGTTATAGCGTCGATTTACACTATTCCTCCTCTCAACTATGTAATAAAATTCAGCGATTATCTTAAAAATTCATGGGTCACAAGCAAAGAACTGGAGCCTCCCTTTGGTCATGCAGAACTTCTCTCCTTGAAATCATTTGCTAAAAAAATGGATATGGATCTAAATCTTGCAGTCGAAGAGCTCAAAAAAAATGGATTTAAGATTGAATCATCAAATGATTCTATAGAAAAAATAGCAAAAAATCACAACACTTCTCCGCTCGAGATTTATAAAATCATAAAAAAATACGAGAAGAAAGATACAGCAGGTGAAATAATAAGCTACACCCCTGAACAAGTAGATGAAAAGTTCGCAGGCACAGGGCTCGGGAGAAAAACACTGAAGCAGATCATCGAAGAAAACAAGTTGGATATCAATAAAGCGAAGAAAAAACTGTCTGAGAAAAATATTCAGACAAAAGAAGGAGAAACCCTTAAACAAGCAGCTGACAGGCACAATACAACACCTATCGATATAATGAAAATAATTCTTGTTGATGAAAAAAGAAACAGATAA
- a CDS encoding arsenic resistance protein: MLRRFFEKLHNFRLLPAFVIASMIIGIAIGKWYGISNFELTPPIDAIKSIFHGTYQFSIPNTLALGVVVGLFMMMYPAMANIRFEDLGKAAKSPKQLVIVMFFNYAVAPFFMLLLAKLFLGSEPDLYTGLVLYGLAPCIAMVIVFTYLSAGNGPLAIILVALNSIIQMLLIPVYAKLLLGELNFDVWVVAESVVLYLGIPLAAGIFTRLIGVKKFGEQWFSRLKFHLDTISISGLLFTLIVMFALKGDLILERPFLIVQMAIPMTLFFWIMFVVVYLVSWKLGFNYKDSVAVGFNSTGRDFEIAIAIAITAFNSTVALATVIGPLIEVPVMLALVWFARKTEAKLFRQ, encoded by the coding sequence ATGCTTAGAAGATTTTTTGAGAAGCTCCATAATTTCAGACTTCTTCCTGCTTTTGTAATTGCGAGCATGATTATCGGTATTGCAATCGGCAAGTGGTACGGGATTTCAAATTTTGAACTCACGCCGCCTATTGATGCGATCAAATCAATCTTTCATGGCACATACCAATTCAGCATACCAAACACTCTGGCGCTCGGAGTAGTCGTCGGTCTCTTCATGATGATGTATCCTGCGATGGCAAATATCAGATTTGAAGACCTCGGCAAAGCAGCAAAATCTCCAAAACAGCTTGTGATCGTAATGTTCTTCAACTATGCTGTAGCGCCGTTTTTCATGCTGCTGCTCGCAAAGTTATTCCTTGGCAGCGAGCCTGATCTTTATACAGGGCTTGTTCTCTATGGGCTTGCGCCCTGTATTGCAATGGTGATTGTCTTTACATATCTTTCAGCAGGCAACGGCCCTCTCGCAATAATACTTGTAGCGCTGAACTCGATAATCCAGATGCTGCTCATCCCTGTCTACGCAAAGTTACTGCTCGGTGAGCTGAACTTTGATGTATGGGTTGTTGCAGAAAGCGTAGTTCTTTATCTCGGCATTCCGCTTGCAGCCGGCATATTCACAAGACTTATTGGAGTGAAAAAGTTTGGTGAGCAGTGGTTCAGCAGGCTCAAGTTTCATCTCGATACCATATCCATATCAGGCCTGCTTTTCACGCTTATAGTAATGTTCGCGCTGAAAGGCGATTTAATACTCGAAAGACCGTTTTTGATCGTGCAGATGGCAATACCAATGACGCTCTTTTTCTGGATAATGTTTGTGGTTGTGTATCTTGTAAGCTGGAAACTCGGATTTAACTACAAAGATTCCGTTGCAGTCGGTTTTAATTCAACAGGAAGAGACTTTGAGATAGCAATCGCAATAGCCATAACAGCATTTAATTCAACTGTCGCACTTGCAACTGTCATCGGGCCGTTGATAGAAGTGCCTGTAATGCTCGCGCTCGTATGGTTTGCAAGAAAGACAGAGGCGAAACTATTCAGGCAATAA
- a CDS encoding metalloregulator ArsR/SmtB family transcription factor — translation MQDILNILKALSDKTRLRILKLLGNEELCVCDIVAALNLIQPKISFHLNILKKAGLIKDRKQGKWIHYRIDNSDMFKRFLILSVIEKIPEEAAKKDMKRLEDFLKKKSSIIEVSKIKNKIHFMERIKNA, via the coding sequence ATGCAGGACATACTCAATATATTAAAAGCTTTATCCGACAAAACCAGACTCAGAATATTAAAGCTTCTCGGTAATGAAGAATTGTGTGTCTGCGATATCGTGGCAGCTCTGAATCTCATTCAGCCCAAGATATCTTTTCATCTGAACATATTAAAAAAAGCAGGGCTGATTAAAGACAGAAAACAGGGCAAATGGATTCATTATAGGATCGATAATTCAGATATGTTTAAAAGATTTTTGATCCTTTCAGTTATAGAGAAAATCCCTGAAGAAGCAGCCAAAAAAGACATGAAGAGACTTGAGGATTTTCTCAAAAAGAAATCGTCAATAATAGAAGTCAGCAAGATTAAAAATAAAATTCATTTTATGGAAAGAATAAAAAATGCTTAG